In a single window of the Elaeis guineensis isolate ETL-2024a chromosome 4, EG11, whole genome shotgun sequence genome:
- the LOC105044275 gene encoding probable E3 ubiquitin-protein ligase LUL2: protein MGNIGSTGGGGGNGRRRNSHHHHQQPPPPPFGPPAPQQPEVAANRYVFAAATPYPPQYPNPNPPQYYQYGYYPPPPPAMPVPLPAPFDHHHRGGGGGPHGDYSGPHSTWVGGARFPCPPLPPVPAPYVEHQRAVTIRNDVNLRKETLRVESDEQNPGQFLVAFTFDATVAGSIIIYFFAKEGFNCDLATTKENFLEPVTVSFQQGLGQKFRQPSGTGIDFSMLEEAELIKEGEMEVYPLAVKAESSPSNNQGPVGESQKIGTSNSQITQAVFEKKENGEYQVRVVKQVLWVNGTRYELQEIYGIGNSVDGDFDGNDPGKECVICLSEPRDTTVLPCRHMCMCSACAKILRFQTNRCPICRQPVERLLEIKVNNRSEEQHESQ, encoded by the exons ATGGGCAACATAGGGAGCACCGGAGGCGGCGGTGGAAACGGCCGACGGAGGAATTCGCACCATCACCACCAGCAGCCTCCTCCGCCTCCTTTCGGGCCACCGGCGCCGCAGCAGCCGGAGGTCGCGGCTAACCGTTATGTGTTCGCTGCCGCGACCCCGTACCCGCCCCAGTACCCAAATCCTAATCCGCCGCAGTACTACCAGTATGGGTACTACCCCCCTCCGCCACCGGCGATGCCCGTCCCCCTCCCCGCTCCCTTCGACCACCACCAccgcggcggcggcggagggCCCCACGGGGACTACTCCGGCCCCCACTCAACCTGGGTCGGCGGGGCGAGGTTTCCCTGCCCCCCGCTGCCCCCGGTGCCGGCTCCCTACGTCGAGCACCAGAGGGCCGTCACCATCCGGAATGACGTCAATCTCAGGAAGGAGACTTTGAGGGTCGAATCCGATGAGCAGAACCCCGGCCAATTTCTTGTGGCTTTCACGTTCGATGCTACCGTCGCTGGAAG cattataatttatttctttgcaAAAGAAGGATTTAACTGTGACCTGGCGACAACAAAGGAGAACTTTCTTGAACCAGTCACAGTATCTTTCCAGCAAGGTCTGGGACAGAAGTTTCGACAACCATCTGGAACTGGAATTGACTTCTCAATGCTTGAGGAAGCAGAGTTGATAAAAGAGGGAGAAATGGAGGTGTATCCCCTAGCAGTAAAAGCGGAGTCATCTCCATCCAACAATCAAGGGCCTGTAGGTGAAAGTCAGAAGATAGGAACTTCAAACTCACAGATTACACAGGCTGTGTTTGAGAAGAAAGAGAATGGTGAGTATCAAGTGCGCGTGGTGAAGCAAGTCTTGTGGGTGAATGGAACTAGATATGAGCTGCAAGAGATCTATGGTATAGGAAACTCAGTTGATGGTGACTTTGATGGGAATGATCCTGGTAAAGAATGTGTGATTTGTCTGTCAGAACCACGAGACACAACTGTCCTTCCCTGCAGACATATG TGCATGTGCAGTGCGTGTGCAAAGATTCTAAGGTTCCAAACGAACCGCTGTCCGATATGTAGGCAGCCAGTGGAGCGTTTGTTGGAGATAAAAGTCAACAATAGATCTGAGGAGCAACATGAGTCACAGTGA